A single Myxococcales bacterium DNA region contains:
- a CDS encoding DUF1592 domain-containing protein — protein MDLSVSSVQRHGNRLLFLSAGLLVSLALPVSGCSGSVDSSADQDDGDGDGDGDGDGNGGSGQSGGRGGSNPGGNTGGASPPIIEPPSGCESVEPLPPTARRLTQNEILNSVRDILGVEFTQETAGFDKETITGFSTDVRELIPNFEFTKSSVTFGEKVTAKIQDRAAFAQKFGKCNSFGADCEKAFIEGLGLRLFRRPVTEDQVARYRKIMAEAVKQKASFGEATQAVLQAMLGSASFLYRLEPEVGDGSYRGLDDYQIASRLSFALWGTSPDDELMDKAREGKLTDTGEREAQVERLLNDNRAKQIFSRYASDWLVLEEAGKFIYDEVMYPDYKPELGLSMVEETKAFINAFWDEGLPLQDFYTAKFAFADKEMATIYGFDNPKQGMTRYDLANDPNRNGIFTQAAFLGPSGVHTTEPGIVFRGQYILKRFLCTEPPELTQELRDALGDQITANAMLGDSKSQRFVAEARTGTCRGCHNQFDPLAYALEPYDSLGRRRDKDRFGNELRTDGKFLPHVDPEERSFSTTEEFAKTFAELPLTRACLAANALHFLSGQAIHINDDDAQSCLVNSIRESMAKPDASFKDLFRTIALHPTNQGFKTLQAP, from the coding sequence ATGGACTTGTCAGTTTCGTCCGTTCAGCGGCACGGCAACCGCCTCCTCTTCCTCTCGGCCGGCCTCCTGGTCTCGTTGGCCCTGCCGGTCTCCGGCTGCTCCGGCTCCGTCGACTCCTCGGCTGACCAGGACGACGGGGATGGCGATGGGGACGGCGATGGCGATGGCAACGGGGGCTCCGGACAATCCGGGGGACGCGGCGGCTCGAATCCGGGGGGCAACACGGGGGGGGCGTCACCGCCCATCATCGAACCGCCTTCCGGTTGTGAATCCGTCGAACCGCTTCCGCCCACGGCCCGCCGGCTTACGCAGAACGAAATTCTCAACTCCGTACGCGACATTTTGGGGGTCGAATTCACCCAAGAGACCGCGGGCTTCGACAAGGAGACCATCACGGGCTTCTCCACGGATGTCAGGGAGCTGATCCCCAACTTCGAGTTCACGAAGTCGAGCGTCACCTTCGGCGAAAAGGTCACCGCCAAAATTCAAGACCGCGCCGCCTTCGCGCAGAAGTTCGGTAAGTGCAACAGCTTCGGCGCCGACTGCGAAAAGGCCTTCATCGAAGGACTCGGACTGCGTCTTTTCCGCCGCCCCGTCACCGAAGACCAGGTCGCCCGCTACCGAAAGATCATGGCTGAGGCTGTGAAGCAAAAGGCCTCGTTTGGCGAAGCGACCCAGGCCGTGCTGCAGGCCATGTTGGGCTCGGCGAGCTTCCTCTACCGCCTCGAGCCAGAGGTGGGTGATGGTTCGTACCGGGGCCTCGACGACTACCAAATCGCCAGCCGGCTGTCGTTTGCCCTGTGGGGCACGTCGCCCGACGACGAGCTCATGGACAAAGCCCGCGAAGGCAAGCTGACGGACACCGGTGAGCGTGAAGCCCAGGTCGAGCGCCTGCTCAACGACAACCGCGCAAAGCAGATCTTCTCGCGCTACGCCTCCGATTGGCTGGTGCTCGAGGAAGCTGGAAAGTTCATCTACGACGAGGTGATGTACCCCGATTACAAGCCCGAGCTCGGTCTCTCGATGGTGGAGGAAACCAAGGCATTCATCAACGCCTTCTGGGACGAGGGGCTTCCCCTGCAGGACTTCTACACGGCCAAATTCGCCTTCGCCGACAAGGAGATGGCGACCATCTACGGGTTTGACAATCCCAAGCAGGGCATGACCCGCTACGACCTGGCGAACGATCCGAACCGGAACGGCATCTTCACCCAGGCTGCGTTCCTGGGCCCATCCGGTGTGCACACCACGGAACCGGGCATCGTGTTCCGCGGCCAGTACATTCTGAAGCGCTTCCTGTGCACGGAGCCGCCGGAACTCACGCAGGAGCTGCGCGACGCCCTCGGCGACCAGATCACGGCGAACGCCATGCTGGGCGATTCGAAGTCCCAGCGCTTCGTTGCCGAGGCGCGCACGGGCACCTGCCGCGGCTGCCACAACCAATTCGACCCGCTGGCCTACGCCCTCGAGCCCTACGACAGCCTGGGGCGCCGGCGTGACAAGGACCGCTTCGGGAACGAACTTCGGACGGACGGAAAGTTCCTTCCCCACGTCGACCCCGAAGAGCGCTCGTTCTCAACCACGGAGGAGTTCGCGAAGACCTTCGCCGAGCTGCCCCTGACCCGGGCTTGCCTTGCGGCGAATGCGTTGCACTTCCTGTCGGGGCAGGCGATTCACATCAATGACGACGATGCCCAGAGCTGTTTGGTCAACTCAATTCGGGAATCGATGGCAAAGCCTGACGCCTCGTTCAAGGATCTGTTCCGCACGATCGCGCTGCATCCCACGAACCAGGGTTTCAAGACCCTCCAGGCACCCTAA
- a CDS encoding cold shock domain-containing protein, with translation MNIKGFGFIKPLAGDEVFFHRSSVLGVDWSELQEGQRVSFQLAESPKGPRGEQVQVL, from the coding sequence TTGAACATCAAGGGATTCGGCTTCATCAAGCCCCTGGCAGGTGATGAAGTGTTTTTCCACCGCTCGAGCGTGCTCGGCGTGGATTGGTCAGAGCTCCAGGAAGGCCAGCGCGTCTCCTTCCAGCTCGCCGAAAGCCCCAAAGGGCCACGGGGCGAGCAAGTCCAGGTGCTCTAG
- a CDS encoding DUF1552 domain-containing protein has translation MKYRHVLSRRTMLRGMGGAAIALPFLEEMHSSTAFAADVSPACITYFFGNGIPVKAFNGGLSGRVAPLSEIAARSAIHARVSLKASFHGPATESSLRGKPKSGPSVEQYVRHKKYPSGNVPTRLKNLSAGIYWRTDESYKYQHSFDLNGDTMDNNPPRSLAAIFQRLFVGFTPPGKPGTDPVTPPPPSSGPNLKRSVLDAVIDDYKHFTSEAGNLGATSRERIRSHLDRIYEVEKTLPGLDQQMQDAMNPTTPTGGTSGGSASCKVPASTNEGQLPDPNKNGVPPVSPDLIEAYWKKLVDLYAMGLHCDIFRFGNLMASGSAERIIFKGTMQYNGQQRSVDHGKNGHDYWHAWDPKGNSFARELDEHINFLCRQMVTFVKALDDKSYPQANGKTFWENQLVILTTELDNHSNSAHATENTFHLVSPAGGKVKTNVLLTENSPKVTYVDFYETLLKGIGINDPSDFGLAKERKGLATGVLT, from the coding sequence ATGAAATACCGTCATGTACTGAGCCGGCGCACGATGCTTCGCGGGATGGGGGGAGCAGCCATCGCGCTGCCTTTCCTCGAGGAGATGCACTCCAGCACCGCCTTCGCGGCTGACGTCTCTCCGGCTTGCATCACTTACTTCTTCGGCAACGGCATCCCCGTAAAGGCCTTCAACGGAGGTCTTTCCGGTCGTGTGGCGCCCTTGAGCGAAATCGCCGCGCGCTCTGCCATTCACGCACGGGTAAGCCTGAAGGCTTCCTTCCACGGGCCGGCCACGGAATCGAGTTTGCGGGGTAAGCCCAAGTCGGGACCTTCCGTGGAGCAGTACGTGCGCCACAAAAAGTACCCTTCCGGCAACGTGCCCACCCGCTTGAAGAATCTGTCGGCTGGGATCTACTGGCGTACAGACGAGTCGTACAAGTACCAGCACAGCTTCGATCTCAACGGCGACACGATGGACAACAACCCGCCGCGCTCGTTGGCGGCGATTTTCCAACGTCTCTTCGTCGGCTTCACGCCGCCGGGCAAGCCTGGCACCGACCCTGTCACCCCTCCGCCCCCCTCGTCGGGCCCCAACCTGAAGCGCAGCGTGCTCGACGCCGTCATCGACGACTACAAGCACTTCACTTCTGAAGCCGGCAACCTAGGCGCCACCAGCCGTGAGCGCATTCGCTCCCACCTCGACCGCATCTACGAAGTGGAGAAGACCCTACCCGGCCTCGACCAGCAGATGCAAGACGCCATGAATCCCACCACCCCTACGGGTGGGACGTCGGGCGGCTCGGCCAGCTGCAAGGTGCCCGCCTCGACCAACGAGGGTCAGCTCCCCGATCCCAACAAAAACGGCGTGCCTCCCGTCAGCCCCGACCTCATCGAGGCGTACTGGAAGAAGCTCGTAGACCTCTACGCCATGGGTTTGCACTGCGACATCTTCCGCTTCGGCAACTTGATGGCAAGCGGCTCAGCCGAACGCATCATCTTTAAAGGCACGATGCAGTACAACGGCCAACAGCGCTCCGTAGACCATGGAAAAAACGGCCACGACTACTGGCACGCCTGGGATCCGAAAGGAAACAGCTTTGCCAGAGAGCTGGACGAGCACATCAATTTCCTGTGCCGTCAGATGGTGACCTTCGTCAAAGCACTGGACGACAAGAGCTATCCGCAGGCCAACGGGAAGACCTTCTGGGAAAACCAGCTCGTCATTCTCACCACGGAGCTCGACAACCACTCGAACTCGGCGCACGCGACGGAGAACACTTTCCATCTGGTCTCGCCGGCGGGAGGCAAGGTAAAGACCAACGTTCTTCTGACTGAGAACAGCCCAAAGGTGACGTACGTCGACTTTTACGAGACCCTGCTCAAGGGTATTGGCATTAACGACCCGAGCGACTTTGGCCTGGCCAAGGAGCGCAAAGGTCTGGCCACGGGCGTACTGACCTAG
- a CDS encoding sigma-70 family RNA polymerase sigma factor encodes MMKPERSSLRVYLQRSGTVQLLSREQEIELAVRIERARTRTWEILAHFPSVILEGVAEGIVAERVSSAERDQAFAELVTLAGQLAKVTKVPPEADRDRLVVLMKQAVLGARQRQTLIEALTSVLSDAPGRPEGPRLPAARREALRHELDAAVQEEIRASNQLAAANLRLVVSIARRYVRRAQGMELADLVQEGNLGLLRAVESFDPHRGFKFSTYAVWWIRQAIVRGIQDKARVIRLPTHVAEEVARVGFASTQLTRKLGREPTTDELAELMQVGAERLDSLGPLRSMTTSLETPLGDGPGTLQDVFVNAEVSTPFDLASTESTKKHVHRMLALLPAREAEILSLRFGLDDGEEQTLEQVGERFNLTRERIRQLQNRAMELLARLSAHRI; translated from the coding sequence GTGATGAAACCGGAGCGCTCGTCCTTGCGGGTCTATCTGCAACGAAGCGGCACGGTGCAGCTGCTTTCGCGCGAACAAGAGATAGAGCTTGCCGTCCGGATCGAACGCGCACGCACGCGGACCTGGGAGATCCTGGCGCACTTTCCCTCTGTGATCCTCGAGGGCGTGGCCGAAGGCATCGTGGCCGAGCGGGTCTCGTCAGCCGAGCGCGACCAGGCCTTCGCCGAATTGGTGACCTTGGCGGGTCAGCTGGCGAAGGTGACCAAGGTTCCTCCCGAGGCAGACCGCGACCGCCTCGTCGTGCTGATGAAGCAAGCGGTGCTGGGAGCGCGACAACGGCAAACGTTGATCGAAGCGCTGACTTCGGTGCTCTCGGATGCGCCCGGACGGCCCGAAGGTCCCCGCCTTCCTGCGGCCCGTCGCGAAGCGCTCCGGCACGAACTCGACGCGGCCGTGCAAGAGGAGATTCGCGCGTCCAATCAGCTGGCCGCTGCGAACTTACGGCTGGTGGTCAGTATTGCCCGCCGCTATGTACGCCGGGCGCAAGGCATGGAGCTGGCCGACTTGGTCCAGGAAGGCAATCTCGGCCTGCTCCGCGCGGTGGAGAGCTTCGACCCCCACCGTGGCTTCAAGTTTTCGACCTACGCCGTGTGGTGGATTCGGCAGGCGATCGTGCGGGGCATTCAGGACAAAGCCCGGGTGATCCGCCTGCCCACGCATGTGGCGGAGGAAGTGGCCCGCGTGGGCTTCGCCTCGACGCAGCTCACCCGAAAACTCGGGCGCGAACCCACGACGGACGAACTCGCCGAGCTGATGCAGGTGGGGGCGGAGCGCCTCGATTCGCTGGGCCCCTTGCGCAGCATGACCACCTCTCTCGAAACGCCCCTGGGAGACGGCCCAGGAACGCTGCAAGACGTCTTCGTGAACGCAGAGGTCTCGACCCCCTTCGACCTGGCGAGCACCGAGTCGACCAAAAAGCACGTGCATCGCATGTTGGCCCTCTTGCCCGCCCGCGAAGCCGAGATCCTCTCGCTGCGCTTTGGGCTCGACGATGGCGAAGAGCAGACGCTCGAGCAAGTGGGGGAGCGCTTCAACCTGACACGCGAACGCATTCGCCAGCTGCAAAATCGCGCCATGGAGCTCCTGGCGCGCTTGAGCGCTCACCGCATCTGA
- the dnaJ gene encoding molecular chaperone DnaJ, whose protein sequence is MRRPRLTVPFAVLTVSPPVSVKRDYYEVLGVSRDADGTLIKKAYRKLAVELHPDRNPGNAEAEERFKEASEAYQVLCDAEKRALYDRYGHEGPRSSGFSGFSDVSDVFSAFGDIFGDLFGGGGGGGRRRGASRGADLETQVELTLLEAAAGVEKEVTVDRHTRCGTCEGSGAAKGSSPERCGTCRGSGQVVHQQGFLMIQSTCPTCRGQGSLIKTPCEVCKGSGLETRSETLSVSIPAGVDDGSTLRLSGRGEESARGGQAGNLYIHIHVKADPRFQRDGAHLHTQLEVSFPQATLGATLVVPTLEGETDLELPAGTQPGEVIVMRGKGLPSLRGGGRGDLAVHVRVIVPTKLSKEEEQHLRAYAESAGDKVKEKQGLFGRRKK, encoded by the coding sequence ATGCGCCGGCCGCGATTGACAGTCCCCTTCGCGGTGCTTACGGTGTCCCCGCCCGTGAGCGTAAAACGCGATTACTACGAGGTGCTCGGCGTCAGCCGCGACGCCGACGGAACCCTCATCAAAAAGGCCTACCGCAAGCTGGCGGTCGAGCTGCACCCTGACCGCAACCCAGGCAATGCCGAAGCCGAGGAGCGGTTCAAGGAAGCCTCCGAGGCTTACCAGGTGCTCTGCGACGCCGAAAAGCGGGCGCTCTATGACCGGTACGGCCACGAAGGCCCTCGCAGCTCTGGTTTTTCGGGCTTCTCTGACGTTTCGGACGTGTTCTCGGCCTTCGGTGACATCTTCGGCGACCTTTTTGGTGGAGGTGGCGGCGGCGGGCGCCGCCGGGGGGCGTCCCGCGGGGCAGACCTCGAAACGCAGGTGGAACTGACCCTGCTCGAAGCGGCGGCCGGCGTGGAAAAAGAGGTCACCGTGGACCGCCACACCCGCTGTGGCACCTGTGAGGGCTCAGGGGCCGCCAAGGGCTCGAGCCCCGAGCGGTGCGGCACGTGCCGGGGTTCGGGCCAAGTGGTCCATCAGCAGGGATTTTTGATGATCCAGTCGACCTGCCCCACGTGTCGGGGGCAGGGCAGCCTCATCAAAACCCCCTGCGAGGTGTGCAAGGGCAGCGGCCTCGAGACCCGCAGCGAGACCCTGAGCGTTTCCATCCCTGCAGGCGTGGATGACGGCTCGACGTTGCGCCTTTCCGGGCGGGGCGAGGAGTCGGCGCGGGGCGGGCAGGCGGGCAACCTCTACATTCACATCCACGTCAAGGCGGATCCGCGCTTCCAGAGGGACGGCGCCCACCTGCATACGCAGCTCGAGGTCTCGTTTCCCCAGGCCACCCTGGGCGCCACGCTGGTCGTGCCCACTCTCGAGGGCGAAACCGACCTGGAGCTCCCTGCCGGCACACAGCCCGGTGAGGTGATCGTGATGCGAGGCAAGGGCCTTCCCAGTTTGCGGGGCGGGGGCCGCGGGGACCTGGCGGTGCACGTCAGGGTGATCGTACCTACGAAGCTGAGCAAAGAGGAAGAGCAGCACCTGCGTGCCTACGCGGAGTCCGCGGGCGACAAAGTGAA
- a CDS encoding serine hydroxymethyltransferase, producing the protein MFDRKLSTVAAVDPELSAAIERENQRQEDHIELIASENYASPAVMAAQGTQLTNKYAEGYPGKRYYGGCENVDVVEQLAIDRLKQLFGAEYANVQPNSGSQANQGVFFGLLSPGDTIMGMSLAEGGHLTHGMPLNMSGKWFNVVSYGLDAHEAIDYDRMERLAHAHKPKLIIAGASAYSLRIDFERFAKVAKDIGAYFMVDMAHYAGLIAAGVYPNPVPYADVVTSTTHKSLRGPRGGIILMKEHVAKPINSAIFPGIQGGPLMHVIAAKAVAFKEALSPEFKVYQQQVVKNAAALAETLTARGLRIVSGRTESHVMLVDLRPKNLTGKEAEAVLGQAHMTCNKNGIPNDPQKPMITSGIRLGSPAMTTRGFKEAEAVATGNLIADVLDNPQDQANLARVREQVAVLTRKFPVYG; encoded by the coding sequence GGAGAACTATGCGTCTCCTGCCGTGATGGCCGCGCAAGGCACTCAGCTCACGAACAAGTACGCCGAAGGCTACCCGGGCAAGCGCTACTACGGCGGCTGCGAGAACGTGGACGTGGTCGAGCAGCTGGCCATCGATCGGCTCAAGCAGCTCTTCGGGGCCGAGTACGCCAACGTGCAACCGAACTCGGGCTCGCAGGCCAACCAGGGCGTGTTCTTCGGGCTTTTGTCGCCGGGCGACACGATCATGGGCATGAGCCTCGCCGAGGGGGGACACCTCACGCACGGCATGCCGCTCAACATGAGCGGTAAGTGGTTCAACGTCGTGAGCTACGGTCTCGATGCGCACGAGGCGATCGACTACGACCGGATGGAGCGGCTCGCGCACGCACACAAGCCGAAGCTCATCATCGCCGGCGCCTCGGCCTACAGCCTTCGCATCGACTTCGAGCGCTTCGCCAAGGTGGCCAAGGACATCGGCGCGTACTTCATGGTGGACATGGCGCACTACGCAGGCCTCATCGCCGCTGGCGTTTACCCCAATCCGGTTCCGTACGCCGACGTCGTGACCTCGACCACCCACAAGAGCCTGCGGGGACCGCGCGGCGGCATCATCCTCATGAAGGAGCACGTGGCCAAGCCGATCAACAGCGCGATCTTCCCGGGCATCCAGGGCGGTCCGCTGATGCACGTGATCGCCGCCAAGGCCGTGGCCTTCAAGGAGGCTCTGTCCCCCGAGTTCAAGGTGTATCAGCAACAGGTGGTGAAGAACGCGGCGGCCCTTGCCGAGACACTCACCGCGCGGGGGTTGCGCATCGTCAGCGGGCGCACCGAATCGCATGTGATGCTCGTTGATCTGCGCCCCAAGAACCTCACGGGCAAAGAAGCCGAAGCCGTGCTGGGCCAGGCTCACATGACCTGCAACAAAAACGGGATCCCGAACGACCCGCAAAAGCCGATGATCACGAGCGGCATTCGGTTGGGCTCACCGGCCATGACCACCCGAGGCTTCAAGGAAGCCGAGGCCGTGGCCACGGGGAACCTCATCGCCGACGTGCTCGACAACCCGCAGGATCAAGCCAACCTGGCGCGGGTGCGGGAGCAGGTGGCGGTGTTGACCCGCAAGTTCCCCGTTTACGGCTGA